One genomic segment of Pedobacter endophyticus includes these proteins:
- a CDS encoding UPF0758 domain-containing protein, producing the protein MEKRTIAGEAFSYGKRSFFLDFMVARTGSNYIQITKRELENDGSFTTRRLAVFMDDFEWLISGFSSLLHSAAHAGDKACSVHALFSQPKQEKGQSGIEGWDPALRPRERLAELGAQALETKELIGSGSREASAVELAQKLLCSAGGDLQKLSLLSLSELSSFKGMGTGKCCAVLSAIELSRRIHSPLPKFGF; encoded by the coding sequence ATGGAAAAAAGAACAATTGCAGGCGAAGCTTTTTCTTACGGCAAGAGAAGCTTCTTTTTGGATTTTATGGTTGCCCGTACTGGCAGCAATTATATCCAGATTACAAAGCGGGAGCTGGAGAATGATGGCTCGTTCACCACCAGAAGGCTGGCTGTTTTTATGGATGATTTTGAGTGGTTGATCTCCGGGTTTTCTTCCCTGCTCCATTCGGCGGCTCACGCCGGAGATAAAGCATGCAGTGTCCATGCCCTTTTCTCGCAACCGAAGCAGGAGAAAGGACAAAGCGGAATAGAAGGATGGGATCCTGCTTTGCGCCCAAGGGAAAGATTGGCTGAACTTGGCGCACAGGCGCTGGAAACAAAGGAGCTTATCGGATCGGGAAGTAGGGAAGCAAGCGCAGTGGAGTTAGCACAAAAGTTGCTTTGCAGCGCCGGTGGTGATCTGCAAAAGCTTTCCCTATTGAGCCTGTCCGAACTCTCTTCTTTTAAAGGTATGGGGACGGGAAAGTGCTGCGCGGTGCTTTCCGCCATTGAACTCTCGCGCAGAATTCATTCCCCTTTGCCAAAATTTGGCTTTTAA
- a CDS encoding ParA family protein, protein MVILIGNQKGGAGKSTLCLLLAYYLSILKKKKVTVLDMDYQASISGKFEKAKILENDPIYEVIPSDLKYFPALLELLNQNRDEFVLIDLPGKMDDDLLIPIISSAELIICPFNYDEFSVDSTVIFSLVCREINSFAPVVYVPNRIKTTVKYETREEVDRVLSRFGKVSPCISDRIDFQRVGTVHIPAPLIPVFMPAMEFVYESFMKKGKSP, encoded by the coding sequence ATGGTTATACTAATCGGAAACCAGAAGGGCGGTGCCGGTAAAAGCACGCTCTGTCTGTTATTGGCCTATTATCTCTCTATACTCAAAAAAAAGAAAGTTACAGTATTGGATATGGATTACCAGGCATCGATTTCCGGTAAATTTGAGAAGGCAAAGATCCTGGAGAATGATCCCATTTATGAAGTTATTCCTTCAGACCTTAAATATTTTCCGGCGCTTTTAGAGCTATTGAACCAAAACCGGGACGAGTTTGTGCTCATTGATCTTCCTGGTAAAATGGATGATGATCTATTGATTCCCATTATCAGCTCAGCGGAACTCATCATCTGCCCGTTTAATTATGATGAATTTTCGGTGGATAGTACAGTGATCTTTTCCTTGGTCTGCAGAGAGATTAACAGTTTCGCTCCGGTCGTATATGTGCCAAACAGGATCAAAACGACCGTAAAGTATGAAACCAGGGAAGAGGTGGACAGGGTACTATCCAGGTTTGGGAAAGTTTCACCCTGCATTTCTGATCGTATTGATTTTCAGCGGGTGGGAACTGTACATATCCCGGCGCCCTTGATACCGGTTTTTATGCCGGCAATGGAATTTGTCTACGAAAGCTTTATGAAGAAAGGTAAATCACCATGA
- a CDS encoding plasmid mobilization protein — MTGKKNGRPLKLEGKRTKFIKARVSEAEYALLRSLWVSLGLKESDFLRVKLLNSSSLSIKVNASEVMKSLDDIGAEIGRSGNNINQLARHANFLNKRGMLSNDVIEKFNELFSDYIFLFREMEKSTRALLRLLKG, encoded by the coding sequence ATGACCGGGAAAAAGAATGGAAGACCTTTAAAGCTTGAGGGGAAACGAACAAAGTTCATAAAGGCCAGGGTCAGCGAAGCGGAATATGCCCTGCTCCGCTCGCTTTGGGTATCATTGGGATTGAAAGAGAGTGATTTTCTCCGCGTTAAGCTATTGAATTCATCTTCTTTATCGATTAAAGTAAATGCATCTGAGGTTATGAAAAGCCTCGATGACATTGGCGCTGAGATCGGAAGGTCTGGCAATAACATCAATCAGTTAGCCCGGCATGCCAACTTCCTAAATAAACGTGGGATGCTCTCTAATGATGTGATCGAGAAATTCAATGAGCTGTTTTCCGATTATATTTTCCTGTTCAGGGAAATGGAGAAATCAACGCGCGCGCTGCTCAGACTTTTAAAGGGATAA
- a CDS encoding relaxase/mobilization nuclease domain-containing protein yields the protein MIVKILWKSKTFRAVRYNTNKVEKNKGELLKVSGFGALEGLSEVKPQDYINYLSSIAARNRRVVYPQFHAMISPKGRSLGKEELVTLAERWLKGMGYGDQPYLLIFHKDTRNNHIHMVSSRIDHEGKKISDSYEKIRAYKVLNKLIGKDEEINAESVLSKALQYRFSTHAQFLLILEKHGYAIAPVDGIYKISKFGQQLGSIALSRIDEHISMGNSSQDRRSQLKQIFEKYRPITDSRVYPLKEKLAGGGEGRVLGYSSLLCEKLSSSFGLQFVFHFKNDKPPYGYTILDHSGKNVFKGSEIMSLGKFMETTPSFQLEMLPAEDSEVKTSHCENRFAPDEKMLLSAPADVNAADLISESSEGFSIADLSFGFDISDDIDDEQILGRNRRRQKKARTNTR from the coding sequence ATGATCGTAAAAATCCTCTGGAAGTCTAAAACATTTAGAGCGGTTAGGTACAATACCAATAAGGTAGAGAAAAATAAGGGAGAGCTTTTGAAAGTTTCCGGATTTGGTGCCCTTGAAGGACTATCGGAAGTAAAGCCTCAGGATTATATCAATTACTTGTCTTCAATAGCTGCCCGAAACCGTAGGGTAGTATATCCGCAGTTCCATGCTATGATATCTCCTAAGGGAAGATCCCTGGGCAAAGAAGAACTCGTTACCCTAGCGGAGCGTTGGCTAAAAGGGATGGGATATGGTGATCAACCCTATCTTCTTATTTTTCACAAGGATACCAGGAACAATCATATTCATATGGTATCTTCTAGAATTGACCATGAGGGAAAAAAGATTTCGGACAGCTATGAAAAGATCAGGGCCTATAAAGTGCTTAATAAGCTAATTGGCAAGGACGAGGAAATAAATGCTGAAAGTGTTTTGTCTAAAGCACTCCAATACCGCTTTTCTACACATGCGCAGTTTTTATTGATTCTAGAAAAGCATGGGTATGCCATTGCTCCAGTAGACGGGATTTATAAGATTTCAAAGTTTGGCCAGCAGCTTGGAAGCATTGCGTTATCAAGGATCGATGAGCATATTTCAATGGGGAATTCTTCTCAGGATCGGCGGTCGCAGTTGAAACAGATCTTTGAGAAATATAGACCGATCACTGATTCGAGGGTTTATCCCCTTAAGGAAAAGCTTGCGGGCGGGGGGGAGGGCAGGGTACTTGGCTATTCATCACTTCTTTGTGAGAAGCTTTCCAGCTCATTTGGTCTGCAGTTTGTATTCCATTTCAAAAATGACAAGCCTCCATATGGTTACACCATTCTGGACCATTCAGGAAAAAATGTTTTCAAAGGTAGCGAGATTATGTCGCTTGGCAAATTTATGGAAACTACTCCTAGTTTTCAGCTTGAGATGTTACCAGCTGAGGATTCGGAAGTCAAGACTAGTCATTGTGAAAATCGTTTCGCTCCAGATGAGAAGATGTTGCTATCTGCGCCGGCTGATGTAAATGCGGCTGACCTGATTAGCGAATCATCGGAAGGATTTTCTATAGCTGATTTATCTTTTGGATTTGATATCTCTGATGATATTGATGATGAGCAGATTCTAGGGCGAAACAGAAGGCGGCAGAAAAAGGCAAGAACAAATACACGTTAA